A single Ferrimicrobium sp. DNA region contains:
- a CDS encoding 4Fe-4S binding protein — MTKVEPTKVKLVTDDVISKRLHIPVVASEDRFKATDPSKSANVASHPVIARILSKRATQFLMIIPNQIIFWLVIFLGFLGVADPGINFATAITWYLWFCLVFVMMAVIGRAWCSMCPFGGFAEWIQRRTFFKRLQKPLGLGRKLPESWAQWGFTLSVGTFVFLTFLEEYFNIAGPGTPRDTSWMVLGIVVSAVTFYLVFERRTFCRYFCPLSALIGSVGSMGSVAGFRTNDRAVCLACTTKDCMRGGSSGYGCPWYTWPGSAESNAACGLCTECYKACPSNNVGFYLQSPLTSVIAPKRRRADIAWAVALLWGLVLFQQVNATNVYTSLDNYLNRMTGWNHYPNPIDYLVIIVLGAVLTAALFKGYQMLFLDPARGVHAEGNFMEKVNPFRQVFLPLSYALIPIVGMDYFARQLPKFFKHVPRLIPAIVQIFGVNTSKWSLVNYHLISNPAIVDVQLVVMAIGIIGSIYAVLKIFRRDLAPLTQHVVGAKVAAVTLMVALGGVAGWLYIIMHAAS; from the coding sequence GTGACAAAAGTCGAACCGACAAAAGTAAAATTGGTAACTGATGATGTGATCTCGAAGCGTCTTCACATACCAGTGGTGGCGAGTGAGGATCGCTTCAAGGCGACGGATCCATCGAAATCGGCCAATGTGGCGAGTCACCCCGTAATCGCCCGGATTCTCTCCAAGCGGGCCACGCAGTTTTTGATGATCATCCCGAACCAGATCATCTTCTGGCTGGTGATCTTCCTCGGGTTCCTTGGTGTTGCCGATCCAGGGATCAACTTTGCAACGGCTATCACCTGGTATCTCTGGTTCTGTCTCGTCTTTGTGATGATGGCCGTGATCGGTCGTGCCTGGTGTTCGATGTGTCCCTTTGGTGGTTTTGCCGAGTGGATCCAACGGCGAACGTTCTTTAAGCGCCTGCAGAAACCGCTCGGCCTTGGCCGCAAGCTTCCTGAGAGTTGGGCCCAGTGGGGCTTTACCCTCTCAGTGGGAACCTTTGTCTTCCTCACCTTTCTAGAGGAGTACTTCAACATCGCTGGACCAGGGACACCGCGCGACACCTCATGGATGGTGCTCGGTATCGTGGTCTCAGCGGTGACCTTCTATCTGGTCTTCGAACGCCGCACCTTCTGCCGCTACTTCTGCCCACTGTCTGCCCTGATCGGTTCGGTTGGTTCGATGGGGTCAGTGGCTGGTTTCCGAACCAACGATCGGGCGGTCTGTCTTGCCTGCACCACGAAGGACTGCATGCGGGGTGGTAGCTCTGGCTATGGATGTCCATGGTATACCTGGCCAGGCTCTGCCGAGTCGAATGCCGCCTGTGGACTTTGCACGGAGTGCTACAAAGCTTGCCCCTCAAATAACGTAGGCTTCTATCTACAGAGCCCACTCACCTCGGTCATTGCGCCGAAGCGTCGTCGTGCTGACATCGCCTGGGCTGTCGCCTTGCTGTGGGGGTTGGTCCTGTTCCAGCAGGTCAACGCTACCAACGTCTATACCAGTCTTGATAACTATCTCAACCGGATGACGGGGTGGAACCACTATCCAAATCCGATCGACTATTTGGTGATCATCGTCCTTGGTGCGGTGCTCACGGCGGCACTCTTCAAGGGCTATCAGATGCTCTTCCTTGATCCTGCCCGAGGGGTTCATGCAGAAGGCAACTTCATGGAGAAGGTGAATCCATTCCGCCAGGTCTTCCTTCCGCTATCGTACGCGCTGATCCCGATTGTTGGCATGGATTATTTTGCCCGACAGCTACCGAAGTTCTTTAAGCACGTTCCACGACTGATACCAGCCATTGTGCAGATCTTTGGCGTGAACACCTCAAAGTGGTCGCTGGTGAACTATCACCTGATCTCCAACCCGGCGATCGTCGATGTGCAGTTGGTGGTGATGGCGATTGGCATCATCGGAAGTATCTACGCAGTGCTCAAGATCTTTCGCCGCGATCTCGCTCCACTGACCCAACATGTGGTAGGGGCGAAGGTTGCAGCGGTCACGCTCATGGTGGCTCTCGGTGGGGTTGCCGGTTGGTTGTACATCATTATGCATGCGGCGTCTTAG